Proteins from a genomic interval of Amycolatopsis sp. cg13:
- a CDS encoding DUF5709 domain-containing protein yields the protein MDDDIEDNADTGVLDPEDTLEDGDPYDEGYSPPERPLATRDWGTTASEEATGESWAGRLARELPEIRATDGDGLGDTDDTDGELVDDEVGDFRAGRLVASNAGFGPDTEAELYASDIGIDGGAASAEEAAVHVVNPRDL from the coding sequence GTGGACGACGACATCGAAGACAACGCCGACACCGGCGTGCTGGATCCCGAAGACACCCTGGAGGACGGCGACCCCTATGACGAGGGGTATTCGCCGCCGGAACGTCCACTCGCGACTCGCGACTGGGGCACCACCGCCTCCGAAGAAGCCACCGGGGAAAGCTGGGCGGGCCGGCTGGCCCGCGAACTCCCGGAGATCCGCGCGACCGACGGCGACGGCCTCGGCGACACGGACGACACCGACGGCGAACTGGTCGACGACGAGGTCGGCGACTTCCGCGCGGGCCGCCTGGTCGCCTCCAACGCGGGATTCGGCCCCGACACCGAGGCCGAGCTGTATGCCTCGGACATCGGCATTGACGGGGGAGCGGCGTCGGCCGAGGAAGCCGCCGTGCACGTCGTCAATCCGCGGGATCTGTGA
- a CDS encoding VanZ family protein translates to MTQWSGPTLIAVFAGFGLAFVLVVPYVAVSYRKRGELGLLRAIAAPAFLVYCFALVTYTLLPLPDVDAAYCATHESLRHPVWNPLQFLEDMKQFNTGLLDNPALRQVLFNVAFFVPWGVFLRRLFGRSIGFAIVSGFFVSLAIETTQLTGVWFLMECPYRLFDTGDLLSNTVGAGVGALLAPVLRRSGRLRPADEPRPVLARRRLLGMVLDLISVTLVGVVLSMIALAVQYVTKGTLQNNTLIDDVLGRWVPTAVLLLLVPLVGNGATPGQRAVMLTVVRADGRPPSVLQTIVRFLIGSGGYFILVGLDSGWTSLWLLAHLVFMVFTRGHRGLTGLVCRLSVVDTRAVVREPVAPPG, encoded by the coding sequence ATGACTCAGTGGAGCGGCCCGACGCTGATCGCCGTGTTCGCCGGTTTCGGGCTGGCGTTCGTTTTGGTAGTGCCGTACGTGGCGGTCAGCTATCGCAAACGCGGCGAGCTCGGGCTGCTGCGCGCGATCGCCGCGCCAGCCTTCCTGGTGTACTGCTTCGCGCTGGTCACCTACACCCTGCTGCCGCTGCCCGACGTCGACGCGGCGTACTGCGCGACGCACGAATCGTTGCGGCATCCGGTGTGGAATCCGCTTCAGTTCCTCGAAGACATGAAGCAGTTCAACACCGGACTGCTGGATAATCCCGCGCTGCGGCAGGTGTTGTTCAACGTCGCGTTCTTCGTGCCGTGGGGCGTGTTCCTGCGGCGGTTGTTCGGGCGGAGCATCGGGTTCGCGATCGTCAGCGGGTTCTTCGTGTCGCTCGCCATCGAGACGACCCAGCTGACCGGTGTGTGGTTCCTGATGGAGTGCCCGTACCGGCTGTTCGACACTGGCGACCTGCTGTCGAACACCGTCGGCGCGGGGGTCGGCGCACTTCTCGCGCCCGTACTGCGCCGGTCCGGACGGCTGCGTCCGGCCGACGAACCGCGTCCGGTCCTCGCCCGGCGGCGGCTGCTGGGCATGGTGCTCGATCTGATCTCGGTCACGCTGGTGGGCGTCGTGCTGAGCATGATCGCGCTCGCGGTGCAGTACGTCACGAAGGGGACGCTGCAGAACAACACGCTGATCGACGACGTCCTCGGCCGGTGGGTGCCCACTGCGGTTCTGCTGTTGCTCGTGCCGCTGGTCGGCAATGGCGCGACGCCTGGCCAGCGCGCGGTCATGCTGACTGTGGTGCGCGCGGACGGACGGCCGCCGTCGGTGCTGCAGACGATCGTCCGGTTCCTGATCGGTTCGGGCGGTTATTTCATTCTGGTCGGCTTGGATTCCGGGTGGACGTCGCTGTGGCTGCTGGCGCATCTGGTGTTCATGGTCTTCACGCGAGGCCATCGGGGCCTGACCGGGCTGGTGTGCCGGTTGTCCGTCGTAGACACGCGAGCGGTGGTCCGGGAGCCAGTTGCCCCGCCAGGGTGA